From a single Apium graveolens cultivar Ventura chromosome 2, ASM990537v1, whole genome shotgun sequence genomic region:
- the LOC141707836 gene encoding uncharacterized protein LOC141707836 isoform X1, with product MRRAAKAGIPRFSTPSFSGFLRFRELSSSTCFHDGPHIFSTPLQIGETSIETSETIYVKSMLPEKFSNQAHRSITNLHDTSNISRCYSSHCNNTTISDVKHKFLGTIPGFVKIWEVGPRDGLQNEKEIVPTAVKVELIKMLVSSGLHIVEATSFVSPKWVPQLADAKDVIQEIQNVEGARFPVLTPNLKGFEAAVAAGAKEVAVFGSASESFSRSNINCGIEDSLARFREVALAAQKLSIPVRGYVSCVVGCPEEGAVPPSKVAYVAKELLSMGCTEISLGDTIGVGTPGTVIRMLEEVVSIVPKEKLAVHFHDTYGQALSNILVSLQMGISTVDSSVSGLGGCPYAKSATGNVATEDVVYMLDGLGVKSNVDLRKLILAGNFISKHLGRPSSSKAAIALSKTMVNVSKL from the exons ATGCGAAGAGCTGCTAAGGCAGGCATTCCCAGGTTCTCCACCCCCAGTTTTTCGGGGTTTCTTCGTTTTCGGGAGCTCTCATCATCCACTTGTTTTCATGATGGACCTCATATTTTCTCGACTCCACTTCAAAT TGGTGAGACTTCAATAGAAACATCTGAAACAATATATGTGAAGAGTATGTTACCAGAAAAGTTCTCAAATCAAGCACATAGATCAATTACCAATCTTCACGATACTTCAAATATATCAAGGTGTTACAGCTCTCACTGCAATAATACTACAATATCAGACGTGAAGCATAAG TTTTTGGGTACCATTCCTGGTTTTGTAAAAATATGGGAAGTTGGTCCAAGGGATGGATTGCAAAATGAGAAGGAGATTGTGCCTACTGCTGTGAAGGTTGAGTTGATAAAGATGCTAGTTTCTTCCGGGCTTCATATTGTTGAGGCTACTAGTTTTGTCTCTCCGAAATGGGTACCTCAG CTAGCAGATGCGAAGGACGTGATTCAGGAAATTCAGAATGTTGAAGGTGCTAGATTCCCAGTCTTAACACCTAATCTTAAA GGTTTTGAGGCAGCTGTTGCAGCTGGAGCTAAAGAAGTTGCTGTATTTGGTTCAGCTTCTGAGTCCTTTTCGCGGTCAAATATAAATTGTGGCATTGAGGATAGTCTTGCTCGTTTCCGTGAGGTTGCTCTTGCTGCTCAGAAACTTTCAATTCCAGTCCGTGG ATATGTATCCTGTGTTGTGGGGTGTCCGGAGGAAGGAGCAGTACCACCTTCAAAAGTGGCCTATGTGGCTAAAGAGCTTCTGAGTATGGGCTGCACGGAAAtttcccttggtgatacaatTGGTGTTGGGACCCCTG GAACTGTCATTCGAATGCTGGAAGAAGTTGTTAGCATTGTCCCTAAAGAGAAACTTGCCGTTCATTTCCATGACACATATGGGCAAGCTCTTTCTAACATTCTTGTGTCCCTTCAA ATGGGGATCAGCACGGTGGATTCTTCTGTTTCAGGACTTGGTGGTTGTCCATATGCTAAAAGTGCCACCGGAAATGTGGCTACAGAGGATGTTGTTTATATGCTCGATGGATTAGGAGTGAAGAGCAATGTTGACCTAAGAAAGCTAATATTGGCTGGAAATTTTATTTCCAAGCATCTGGGAAGACCATCTAGTTCAAAAGCTGCAATTGCCTTGAGCAAGACTATGGTAAATGTATCAAAGCTTTAA
- the LOC141707836 gene encoding uncharacterized protein LOC141707836 isoform X2 produces MMDLIFSRLHFKCRGETSIETSETIYVKSMLPEKFSNQAHRSITNLHDTSNISRCYSSHCNNTTISDVKHKFLGTIPGFVKIWEVGPRDGLQNEKEIVPTAVKVELIKMLVSSGLHIVEATSFVSPKWVPQLADAKDVIQEIQNVEGARFPVLTPNLKGFEAAVAAGAKEVAVFGSASESFSRSNINCGIEDSLARFREVALAAQKLSIPVRGYVSCVVGCPEEGAVPPSKVAYVAKELLSMGCTEISLGDTIGVGTPGTVIRMLEEVVSIVPKEKLAVHFHDTYGQALSNILVSLQMGISTVDSSVSGLGGCPYAKSATGNVATEDVVYMLDGLGVKSNVDLRKLILAGNFISKHLGRPSSSKAAIALSKTMVNVSKL; encoded by the exons ATGATGGACCTCATATTTTCTCGACTCCACTTCAAATGTCG TGGTGAGACTTCAATAGAAACATCTGAAACAATATATGTGAAGAGTATGTTACCAGAAAAGTTCTCAAATCAAGCACATAGATCAATTACCAATCTTCACGATACTTCAAATATATCAAGGTGTTACAGCTCTCACTGCAATAATACTACAATATCAGACGTGAAGCATAAG TTTTTGGGTACCATTCCTGGTTTTGTAAAAATATGGGAAGTTGGTCCAAGGGATGGATTGCAAAATGAGAAGGAGATTGTGCCTACTGCTGTGAAGGTTGAGTTGATAAAGATGCTAGTTTCTTCCGGGCTTCATATTGTTGAGGCTACTAGTTTTGTCTCTCCGAAATGGGTACCTCAG CTAGCAGATGCGAAGGACGTGATTCAGGAAATTCAGAATGTTGAAGGTGCTAGATTCCCAGTCTTAACACCTAATCTTAAA GGTTTTGAGGCAGCTGTTGCAGCTGGAGCTAAAGAAGTTGCTGTATTTGGTTCAGCTTCTGAGTCCTTTTCGCGGTCAAATATAAATTGTGGCATTGAGGATAGTCTTGCTCGTTTCCGTGAGGTTGCTCTTGCTGCTCAGAAACTTTCAATTCCAGTCCGTGG ATATGTATCCTGTGTTGTGGGGTGTCCGGAGGAAGGAGCAGTACCACCTTCAAAAGTGGCCTATGTGGCTAAAGAGCTTCTGAGTATGGGCTGCACGGAAAtttcccttggtgatacaatTGGTGTTGGGACCCCTG GAACTGTCATTCGAATGCTGGAAGAAGTTGTTAGCATTGTCCCTAAAGAGAAACTTGCCGTTCATTTCCATGACACATATGGGCAAGCTCTTTCTAACATTCTTGTGTCCCTTCAA ATGGGGATCAGCACGGTGGATTCTTCTGTTTCAGGACTTGGTGGTTGTCCATATGCTAAAAGTGCCACCGGAAATGTGGCTACAGAGGATGTTGTTTATATGCTCGATGGATTAGGAGTGAAGAGCAATGTTGACCTAAGAAAGCTAATATTGGCTGGAAATTTTATTTCCAAGCATCTGGGAAGACCATCTAGTTCAAAAGCTGCAATTGCCTTGAGCAAGACTATGGTAAATGTATCAAAGCTTTAA